A single genomic interval of Juglans regia cultivar Chandler chromosome 1, Walnut 2.0, whole genome shotgun sequence harbors:
- the LOC108996137 gene encoding uncharacterized protein LOC108996137: MGKEQFDLQFLGFFGIFKESIKLILLGRKIYSKIAVTSIIVFSFTILAYIQFFDRQIFGVLNEEARLSQTSKNNSKHREVFSVTSLAWTAILLLKVTYFSFAFSPYSLSIHEIAYTIACIYTAKESTITKVTIVVPKIGRRLATFFSGYAIMLLYCIVAAVLFMCVYIFVDNTIGYAIEVVLMVLYVIGFVYISIIWVLANVLTVLEDVYGFQAMIKSKALIRGKMGVAIAFFIFLSICLTTIVVVFEDFFVLKMAPCMAIRLGVGTLCFLFLLMVILFGLVVQTVIYFVCKSFHQEDIDMSYLAGHLVVDLEMPVPLKAKDIQLGELYV; encoded by the coding sequence atGGGAAAAGAACAGTTTGACCTTCAGTTTCTGGGTTTCTTTGGCATATTCAAAGAATCCATTAAGCTCATACTTTTAGGGAGAAAGATATATAGCAAAATTGCTGTAACGAGCATCATCGTATTTTCTTTTACCATCCTTGCTTACATTCAATTCTTCGATCGCCAAATTTTCGGGGTTCTAAACGAGGAAGCCCGCTTGTCTCAGACCTCAAAGAATAATTCCAAGCATCGAGAGGTTTTTAGTGTCACCTCCCTTGCATGGACTGCTATTTTGCTCCTCAAAGTAACCTACTTCAGTTTTGCCTTTTCGCCCTACTCCCTTTCAATCCATGAAATTGCCTATACCATAGCATGCATATACACAGCCAAAGAAAGCACCATTACGAAGGTTACGATCGTTGTCCCAAAGATTGGGAGAAGACTTGCCACTTTTTTCTCTGGCTATGCCATTATGTTGCTTTACTGCATTGTTGCAGCAGTACTCTTCATGTGCgtatatatttttgtagatAATACCATTGGATATGCGATCGAAGTTGTTCTTATGGTCTTATACGTGATTGGGTTCGTGTATATAAGCATCATTTGGGTTTTGGCGAACGTGCTAACAGTGTTGGAGGATGTATATGGATTTCAAGCCATGATTAAGAGCAAGGCCTTGATAAGGGGAAAGATGGGTGTTGCTATTGCgttcttcatctttctttccattTGCCTCACAACAATTGTAGTGGTTTTTGAGGACTTTTTCGTGCTGAAGATGGCACCCTGTATGGCAATTAGACTTGGGGTTGGAACtctttgctttttgtttctGCTCATGGTGATTCTGTTTGGTCTTGTTGTGCAAACTGTGATCTATTTCGTTTGCAAATCATTTCACCAGGAAGACATTGATATGTCCTATTTAGCAGGTCATCTTGTGGTGGATCTTGAAATGCCTGTTCCTCTGAAGGCCAAGGATATCCAACTAGGGGAGCTTTATGTGTAG
- the LOC108996136 gene encoding protein FAR1-RELATED SEQUENCE 5-like → MDFGWSSDSDDVQMVTTRNCPQVVNETVEDETVDNQCDVNLGDGLNMGDGVNLGDGDGDGVNMGDGDGVNAISTSSSGLFEPFIGKEFDEVEDAQAFYKAYARRKGFAIRTNHTQLSRGDKKLISVHYVCTREGFRRESLKQKERQIPEPAETKIGCKATMCIKKDGERWVVCKFYPQHNHELLTPRSTSMLRGHRGVTRVQKNLIQTLNESGVPTRKIMSVLSKEAGGDFNIGCIGKDVENYLGNKRKKLFEEGDAQRLYAYFLERQCKEPGFVYSMQVDENGCMGSCFWADARSRSAYQYFGDVVTFDATYLTNVYKMPFVPFSGVNHHHQTIMFGCVLLVNETAESYIWLLRTWQEAMLGRAPATIITDDDKAMAKAISEVLPNTTHRLCLWHILQKFPEHLAHVYHKFPDLQKEFHHCIHDTITADEFEEEWVSILVKYDLVGNDWLQNLYNRREKWVPAYLCMTFCAGMSTTQRSESMNKFFKDYVRSSTMVSDFVHQYEKALDARYFKEKEKDVRTKSSRPVLKTCWEIEEEVAKVYTRKSFDIFQDELFNCQRYKATKIQQEGESKMYEVAPKGKDKRIYYVTFNCKEAKIDGPSMLRVELSLKYQIPEGHVSTQEDPIMRKSHLMMKFYDIAELGSQSRFKMDHLSLALDKVHKELLLMDSIEEQNLEGGDMSRNDPPVLNSQVISNFSQTIQDPQRVSTKGRPKSLRAKNPRETQSVKKRRCSICKIEGHTKNSCPLLGDVGHVNDNMSQRVNLDEEEMAGSDKCIVSMGIMLEMLNLWA, encoded by the exons ATG GATTTTGGGTGGAGTTCGGATAGTGATGATGTTCAGATGGTAACGACTAGAAACTGTCCACAAGTTGTAAATGAAACTGTTGAGGATGAAACTGTGGATAATCAATGTGATGTGAATTTGGGAGATGGATTGAATATGGGAGATGGCGTGAATTTGGGAGATGGTGATGGAGATGGAGTGAATAtgggagatggagatggagtcaATGCCATTTCCACTTCTAGTAGTGGACTTTTTGAACCGTTCATTGGGAAGGAATTTGATGAAGTTGAGGATGCCCAAGCATTTTATAAGGCTTATGCAAGACGAAAAGGTTTTGCAATTAGGACCAACCATACACAATTATCGAGAGgagacaaaaaattaattagtgtGCACTATGTTTGTACAAGGGAAGGATTTAGGCGTGAAAGtctcaaacaaaaagaaagacaaattcCCGAACCAGCTGAAACAAAAATTGGGTGTAAAGCTACCATGTGTATAAAAAAAGATGGTGAAAGGTGGGTAGTTTGCAAGTTTTACCCTCAACACAATCATGAGCTACTCACACCAAGAAGTACCAGTATGCTacgtggacatagaggagttacaCGCgtgcaaaaaaatctcattcagaCATTGAATGAGTCTGGTGTACCGACAAGGAAGATAATGTCGGTGTTAAGTAAAGAAGCaggtggtgattttaatattggttGTATTGGAAAGGACGTCGAAAATTATttgggaaataaaagaaaaaaattgtttgaagagGGAGATGCACAAAGGTTGTATGCATACTTTCTTGAACGACAGTGTAAAGAACCTGGGTTTGTGTACTCAATGCAGGTCGATGAGAATGGGTGTATGGGAAGCTGTTTTTGGGCAGATGCTAGATCTAGATCTGCATATCAATATTTCGGAGATGTCGTCACATTTGATGCGACATACCTCACAAATGTTTATAAGATGCCATTTGTGCCGTTCTCAGGAGTTAATCATCATCACCAAACCATAATGTTTGGTTGTGTGTTGTTAGTAAATGAGACAGCTGAATCCTATATATGGTTACTGAGAACATGGCAGGAAGCAATGCTTGGGCGTGCCCCTGCAACCATTATTACTGATGATGACAAAGCAATGGCCAAAGCCATTTCAGAGGTACTCCCAAATACAACTCACCGGTTATGCTTGTggcatattttacaaaaatttccagAACATTTGGCACATGTCTATCACAAATTTCCAGACTTGCAAAAAGAGTTTCATCATTGTATCCATGATACTATAACGGCTGATGAGTTCGAGGAGGAATGGGTTTCAATACTAGTGAAGTATGATCTAGTAGGTAATGATTGGCTCCAAAATCTTTACAACCGAAGGGAGAAGTGGGTCCCGGCTTACTTGTGCATGACATTTTGTGCCGGGATGTCAACCACACAAAGGAGCGAGAGCATGAATAAATTCTTCAAGGATTATGTGCGATCAAGCACGATGGTGAGTGACTTTGTGCATCAGTACGAGAAAGCCTTAGATGCACgttattttaaggaaaaagagaaggatGTGAGAACAAAGTCGAGTAGGCcggttttgaaaacatgttggGAAATTGAAGAAGAGGTAGCCAAAGTGTATACAAGGAAGTCCTTCGATATCTTTCAAGACGAGCTATTCAATTGCCAACGATACAAAGCAACAAAGATTCAGCAAGAGGGTGAGAGTAAAATGTATGAGGTGGCACCTAAGGGCAAGGACAAACGTATCTATTATGTGACTTTCAACTGTAAAGAAGCGAAG ATCGATGGACCATCAATGCTAAGAGTCGAGCTATCCTTGAAATACCAAATCCCCGAGGGGCATGTTTCAACACAAGAAGATCCGATAATGCGAAAAAGTCATTTGATGATGAAGTTTTACGATATTGCTGAACTTGGGTCACAATCAAGGTTTAAAATGGACCATCTTTCTCTTGCCTTGGACAAGGTACACAAGGAGTTGCTTCTCATGGATAGTATTGAAGAACAAAATTTGGAAGGCGGAGATATGTCACGTAACGATCCCCCTGTGTTAAATTCACAAGTAATATCAAATTTTTCGCAAACTATACAAGATCCTCAACGGGTATCAACGAAAGGAAGACCAAAATCTTTGAGAGCAAAGAACCCAAGAGAGACTCAATCAGTGAAGAAAAGGCGTTGTAGCATTTGTAAGATTGAGGGTCATACCAAGAACAGCTGTCCTTTATTGGG GGATGTTGGACATGTAAATGACAACATGTCACAAAGGGTGaatcttgatgaagaa GAAATGGCTGGTTCCGATAAATGCATTGTTTCCATGGGCATAATGTTGGAGATGTTGAATTTATGGGCTTAA